From the genome of Halobellus litoreus, one region includes:
- a CDS encoding TRAP transporter permease, with translation MSTYFRREQFRRLGDRSVYLFGLALGLLLLYYAETFYGARVRHTNLVLGLCLAIFYLGLFRDALGPVEEKTGTSLRYLSNGLDRGYVRFVRPVLFVALAAVSLVVMVYIDVHHVRLMEDGPIVGYRTADYVIGAIIVYLCTDVTVRSFGKLMASIVPLGFLYGYLGPYLPGALYHSGMGTEQLLRLTVLGMQGVYGFILQVGATWVAIFLLLAGLTKAYGILDYLMDVSKEVSKLFKSGIVHAAVLASLAFGSITGASAANTATTGSFTIPLMKNQGVDKGYAGGIETVASIGGQLVPPIMGIAAFIMADLLGLSYVRIIQAGLIPAVLFYFSVVVSVQLLIYKFGWQTTRDVGDVEYGVFLEILWYVAPFVVLIYFLAYQQYTPLTSGYYATLTLIGFVAVKYLIEQRAAGVANAVKDTANGLKVGSEEMAPLLVILGAIGIIIAVFTQTGFAQRLNTLMISLAGGSVLLLLLLAMAVSLIFGLGMPAPAAYVLVASLAGAAMVRFGLQELVAHMFVFYFAMYSSLTPPVGPSTIVAAKIADAEYIDTAIKSSKLALSGFVIPFIFVANDVLIYWAFPSTILVTFAILSGIVAFSMTIFAYDGSSRLSVVGRSVYGGLAVLGFFGTYLGLFGLTTQVGIGVAIIVLVLATSVMEVPGVSRMYAQYLTKPSPMTDSGN, from the coding sequence ATGAGTACGTATTTCCGAAGGGAGCAGTTTCGACGGCTCGGCGACCGGAGCGTCTATCTCTTCGGGCTGGCCCTGGGCCTGCTGTTGCTGTACTACGCCGAGACGTTCTACGGGGCGAGGGTCCGTCACACGAACCTGGTCCTCGGGCTGTGCCTGGCCATCTTCTATCTGGGTCTCTTTCGAGACGCGTTGGGGCCGGTCGAGGAGAAGACGGGAACCTCCCTGCGGTACCTCTCGAACGGGCTCGATCGCGGCTACGTCCGGTTCGTCAGACCGGTGCTGTTCGTCGCGCTGGCGGCCGTCTCGCTCGTCGTGATGGTCTACATCGACGTGCACCACGTGCGGCTGATGGAGGACGGGCCGATCGTCGGGTACCGGACGGCGGACTACGTGATCGGGGCGATCATCGTGTACCTCTGTACCGACGTCACGGTCCGGTCCTTCGGGAAGCTGATGGCGTCGATCGTTCCCCTCGGGTTCCTGTACGGCTACCTCGGACCGTATCTGCCCGGGGCGCTCTACCACAGCGGGATGGGCACCGAGCAGTTGCTCCGACTGACGGTCCTCGGGATGCAGGGCGTCTACGGCTTCATCCTTCAGGTCGGCGCGACGTGGGTCGCGATATTCCTGCTGCTCGCCGGGCTGACCAAGGCGTACGGCATCCTCGATTACCTGATGGACGTGAGCAAGGAGGTGAGCAAACTGTTCAAGTCCGGTATCGTCCACGCGGCCGTGTTGGCCAGTCTGGCCTTCGGATCGATCACCGGCGCGTCGGCGGCGAACACGGCGACGACCGGGAGCTTCACCATCCCGCTGATGAAGAACCAGGGGGTCGACAAGGGGTACGCGGGCGGAATCGAAACGGTCGCCTCGATCGGCGGCCAGCTCGTGCCGCCGATTATGGGGATCGCGGCGTTCATTATGGCCGATCTCCTGGGCCTCTCGTACGTCAGAATCATCCAGGCGGGGCTCATTCCGGCGGTGCTGTTCTACTTCAGCGTCGTCGTCTCCGTGCAGCTCCTGATTTACAAGTTCGGCTGGCAGACCACCCGTGACGTCGGGGACGTCGAGTACGGCGTCTTCTTAGAGATCCTCTGGTACGTCGCGCCGTTCGTCGTGCTGATCTACTTCCTGGCGTACCAGCAATACACGCCGTTGACGTCGGGGTACTACGCGACGCTGACGCTGATCGGGTTCGTCGCGGTGAAGTACCTCATCGAGCAGCGCGCCGCCGGCGTCGCGAACGCGGTCAAGGACACGGCCAACGGGCTGAAGGTCGGCTCCGAGGAGATGGCACCGCTGCTCGTCATCCTCGGCGCGATCGGGATCATCATCGCGGTGTTCACCCAGACCGGGTTCGCCCAGCGGCTGAACACGCTGATGATCAGTCTCGCCGGCGGGAGCGTGCTGCTCCTGTTGCTCCTCGCGATGGCCGTGAGCCTCATCTTCGGTCTCGGAATGCCGGCACCGGCGGCGTACGTCCTCGTCGCGTCCCTGGCGGGAGCGGCGATGGTTCGGTTCGGTCTGCAGGAACTGGTCGCGCATATGTTTGTCTTCTACTTCGCGATGTACTCCTCGCTCACGCCGCCGGTCGGTCCGTCGACGATCGTCGCCGCGAAGATCGCGGACGCGGAGTACATCGACACGGCGATCAAGTCCTCGAAGCTCGCGCTCTCGGGGTTCGTGATCCCCTTCATCTTCGTCGCGAACGACGTCCTCATCTACTGGGCGTTCCCGTCGACGATCCTCGTGACGTTCGCGATCCTCTCAGGCATCGTCGCCTTCTCGATGACCATCTTCGCGTACGACGGGAGCAGCCGGCTCTCGGTCGTCGGCCGGTCAGTCTACGGAGGGCTGGCCGTGCTGGGATTCTTCGGGACGTACCTGGGGCTCTTCGGGCTTACCACACAGGTGGGCATCGGCGTCGCGATCATCGTGCTCGTCCTCGCCACGTCCGTGATGGAGGTCCCCGGCGTCTCGCGGATGTACGCGCAGTACCTCACGAAGCCGTCGCCGATGACCGACTCGGGTAACTGA